In one Cervus elaphus chromosome 9, mCerEla1.1, whole genome shotgun sequence genomic region, the following are encoded:
- the ANO8 gene encoding anoctamin-8 isoform X3, with the protein MAEATSGAGGTSLEGERGKRPPPEGEPAAPASGVLDKLFGKRLLQVGRYLVSHKAWMKTVPTENCDVLMTFPDTTDDHTLLWLLNHIRVGIPELIVQVRHHRHTRAYAFFVTATYESLLRGADELGLRKAVKAEFGGGTRGFSCEEDFIYENVESELRFFTSQERQSIIRFWLQNLRAKQGEALHNVRFLEDQPIIPELAARGIIQQVFPVHEQRILNRLMKSWVQAVCENQPLDEICDYFGVKIAMYFAWLGFYTSAMVYPAVFGSVLYTFTEADQTSRDVSCVVFALFNVVWSTLFLEEWKRRGAELAYKWGTLDSPGEAVEEPRPQFRGVRRISPVTQAEEFYYPPWKRLLFQMLVSLPLCLTCLACVFLLMLGCFQLQELVLSVKGLPRLARFLPKVMLALLVSASAEGYKKLAVWLNDMENYRLESAYEKHLIIKVVLFQFVNSYLSLFYIGFYLKDMERLKEMLATLLITRQFLQNVREVLQPHLYRRLGRGELGLRAAWELARALLGLLSLRRPTRGHLEPPAEEGGGGSSSGGGRRCLSGGCGAPEEEEEATVERRPAGEGGEVGDGPRGGREEEDEEEEEDDEEEEEEEEEGEEGGLLDCGLRLKKVSFAERGAGRRRPGPSQEALLEEGSPTMVEKGLEPGVFTLAEEDDEAEGAPSSPEREPPPAVLLRRAGGEGRDQGPDGGLDPEPGSGDSARKQRRQNRSSWIDPPEEEHSSQLTQAELESCMKKYEDTFQDYQEMFVQFGYVVLFSSAFPLAALCALINNLIEIRSDALKLCTGLQRPFGQRVESIGQWQKVMEVMGVLAIVVNCYLIGQCGQLQRLFPWLSPEAAIVSVVVLEHFALLLKYLIHVAIPDIPGWVAEEMAKLEYQRREAFKESPGVGPGLGGHLLTHSLLPVPVMAPFCHQRHERQAQHRYQQQQRRRREEEERQRHAEHHARRERDASGREEARAEGSGLDPAAPEKTSAKAKGSGAGGHGPERPKRPGSLLAPNNVMKLKQIIPLQGKFLSSGASSSSPAGPGANLTTRPTPAQSPTGSDTRLPAFLSFKFLKSPETRRDPERSHSPPKAFHAGKLFPFGGARAEAGSNGAGGQARQDGTLGGGGCRAQRSGLADEAAAEEPDTPRPEEEGSGTALAPVGAPALRTRRSRSPAPPPPPPTPLPRPPTPPAGCWQWDGPWGCGGEGAAPRQAPAANDCPPCALAGPPPAPQPLPGDASFYSLPLPPLPPTSEPPQPPMPSPSPSSSPSPQAVCWPSGWH; encoded by the exons ATGGCGGAAGCTACCTCCGGCGCTGGGGGCACGTCCCTGGAGGGCGAGCGTGGCAAGAGGCCCCCGCCGGAGGGCGAGCCTGCAGCCCCGGCGTCCGGAGTTCTGG aTAAGCTTTTTGGGAAGCGGCTCCTGCAGGTGGGTCGGTATCTGGTGTCTCACAAAGCATGGATGAAGACGGTGCCCACGGAGAACTGTGACGTGTTGATGACCTTCCCAG ATACGACCGATGACCACACGCTGCTATGGCTGCTGAACCACATCCGCGTGGGTATCCCTGAGCTCATCGTGCAAGTCCGCCACCATCGCCACACACGCGCCTACGCTTTCTTCGTCACCGCCACATACGAGAG CCTACTCAGAGGGGCCGACGAGCTGGGTCTGCGCAAAGCAGTGAAGGCCGAGTTTGGCGGGGGCACCCGCGGCTTCTCCTGCGAGGAGGACTTCATCTACGAGAATGTGGAGAGTGAGCTGCGCTTCTTCACCTCCCAG GAGCGCCAGAGCATCATCCGCTTCTGGCTGCAGAACCTTCGTGCCAAGCAGGGCGAGGCACTGCACAATGTGCGCTTTCTGGAGGACCAGCCAATCA TCCCTGAACTGGCGGCCCGCGGGATCATCCAGCAGGTGTTCCCAGTCCACGAGCAGCGCATCCTGAACCGTCTCATGAAGTCATGGGTGCAGGCTGTGTGTGAAAACCAGCCTCTAG ATGAGATCTGCGACTACTTTGGTGTGAAGATTGCCATGTACTTTGCCTGGTTGGGTTTCTACACATCGGCAATGGTGTACCCGGCGGTCTTCGGCTCAGTCCTGTACACATTCACAGAGGCTGATCAG ACAAGCCGGGATGTGTCCTGCGTGGTCTTTGCCCTCTTCAACGTGGTCTGGTCAACGCTGTTCTTGGAGGAGTGGAAACGGAGGGGGGCCGAGCTGGCCTACAAGTGGGGAACACTGGACTCACCCGGGGAAGCTGTGGAGGAGCCACGACCCCAGTTCAGG GGCGTGCGGCGCATCAGCCCTGTGACTCAGGCAGAGGAGTTCTACTACCCGCCCTGGAAGCGGCTGCTCTTCCAAATGCTCGTGAGTCTCCCCTTGTGCCTCACCTGCCTAGCCTGCGTGTTCCTGCTCATGCTCGGCTGCTTCCAGCTCCAG GAGCTGGTGCTGAGCGTGAAGGGGCTGCCCCGTCTTGCCCGCTTCCTGCCGAAAGTCATGTTGGCCCTGCTGGTCAGCGCAAGCGCCGAGGGCTATAAGAAGCTGGCTGTCTGGCTCAACGACATGG AGAACTATCGGCTGGAGAGTGCCTATGAGAAGCACCTCATCATCAAGGTCGTCCTG TTCCAGTTCGTCAACTCATACCTGAGCCTCTTCTACATTGGCTTCTACCTCAAGGACATGGAACGCCTGAAAGAG ATGCTGGCCACACTGCTGATCACCCGCCAGTTCCTCCAGAATGTTCGAGAGGTTCTGCAGCCCCACCTGTATCGGCGGCTGGGCCGAGGAGAGCTTGGCCTGCGGGCGGCCTGGGAGCTGGCCCGTGCCCTGCTTGGCCTCCTGAGCCTCCGGCGCCCCACACGCGGCCACCTCGAACCCCCGGCTGAAGAGGGTGGCGGTGGCAGCAGCAGTGGGGGGGGCCGCAGGTGTCTCAGTGGGGGCTGCGGGGCacctgaggaggaagaggaggccaCGGTGGAGCGGCGGCCggcaggggaagggggagaggtgggggatgggccccgggggggcagagaggaggaggacgaagaggaggaggaggacgacgaagaggaggaggaggaggaggaggaaggcgaGGAGGGTGGCCTCCTGGACTGTGGGCTCCGACTGAAGAAGGTCAGCTTTGCTGAGCGGGGGGCTGGGCGGCGTCGGCCAGGCCCAAGCCAGGaggccctcctggaggaggggagcccCACCATGGTGGAGAAGGGGTTGGAACCAGGTGTGTTCACACTGGCCGAGGAGGACGATGAGGCCGAGGGGGCTCCCAGCAGCCCCGAACGGGAACCTCCCCCAGCTGTCCTGCTCCGCCGGGCCGGAGGTGAGGGCCGAGACCAGGGGCCAGATGGGGGCCTGGACCCAGAGCCAGGCTCAGGCGACTCAGCCCGGAAGCAGCGGCGGCAGAACCGGTCATCTTGGATCGACCCACCAGAAGAGGAACACTCCTCTCAGCTCACCCAGGCGGAGCTCGAGAGCTGCATGAAGAAATATGAG GACACGTTCCAGGACTACCAGGAGATGTTCGTGCAGTTTGGCTATGTCGTGCTCTTCTCGTCCGCCTTCCCCCTGGCTGCCCTCTGCGCCCTCATCAACAACCTCATCGAGATCCGCAGTGACGCCCTCAAGCTGTGCACGGGGCTACAGCGGCCCTTTGGGCAGCGGGTGGAAAGCATTGGCCAGTGGCAG AAGGTGATGGAGGTCATGGGCGTCCTGGCAATCGTGGTCAATTGCTATCTAATTGGCCAGTGTGGGCAGCTGCAGCGCCTCTTCCCCTGGCTCAGTCCCGAGGCAGCCATCGTGTCCGTGGTGGTGCTCGAG CACTTCGCTCTGCTCCTCAAGTACCTCATCCATGTGGCCATCCCCGACATCCCGGGCTGGGTGGCTGAGGAGATGGCCAAGCTGGAGTACCAGCGCCGGGAGGCCTTCAAG GAGAGCCCTGGTGTGGGCCCAGGCCTGGGTGGGCACCTGCTCACACACTCACTCCTCCCAGTGCCCGTAATGGCTCCATTCTGCCACCAGAGACATGAGCGCCAGGCCCAGCACCGCTACCAACAACAGCAGCGGcggaggcgggaggaggaggagcgaCAGCGCCACGCGGAACACCACGCCCGGAGGGAGCGAGACGCCAGTGGCCGAGAGGAGGCTCGGGCCGAGGGCTCTGGGTTGGACCCTGCTGCCCCGGAGAAAACCTCGGCCAAGGCCAAGGGCAGTGGGGCAGGTGGCCACGGGCCGGAGCGACCCAAGCGCCCGGGGTCCCTGCTGGCACCCAACAACGTCATGAAGCTGAAGCAGATCATCCCGCTGCAGGGCAAGTTCCTGTCATCCGGGGCCTCGTCCTCCTCGCCGGCCGGCCCGGGGGCCAACCTCACCACCCGGCCAACCCCTGCCCAGTCGCCCACTGGCAGTGACACCCGCCTGCCAGCCTTCCTTAGCTTCAAATTCCTCAAGTCACCTGAGACCCGGCGGGACCCAGAGCGTAGCCACTCTCCACCCAAGGCCTTCCACGCCGGCAAGCTTTTCCCCTTCGGCGGGGCCCGGGCAGAGGCCGGGTCCAACGGGGCGGGCGGGCAGGCCCGGCAGGACGGGACCCTCGGCGGTGGCGGTTGCCGAGCCCAGCGGAGTGGGCTGGCGGACGAGGCTGCAGCTGAGGAGCCGGACACACCCCGGCCCGAAGAGGAAGGCTCAG GGACAGCGCTGGCCCCCGTGGGCGCCCCGGCCCTCCGCACCCGCCGCAGCCGGAGCCCtgcgccgccgccaccgccgccaaCACCGCTGCCTCGGCCCCCGACGCCCCCCGCGGGCTGCTGGCAGTGGGACGGGCCGTGGGGCTGCGGGGGCGAGGGGGCCgccccccgccaggctcctgctGCCAACGACTGCCCGCCCTGCGCCCTCGCCGGGCCCCcgcctgccccccagcccctgccgGGGGACGCCAGCTTCTACAGCCTCCCGCTGCCGCCGCTGCCTCCCACCTCCGAGCCCCCCCAGCCCCCGATGCCCTCACCCAGCCCCAGCTCCAGTCCCAGTCCTCAGGCCGTATGCTGGCCCAGCGGCTGGCATTAG
- the ANO8 gene encoding anoctamin-8 isoform X4 — protein sequence MAEATSGAGGTSLEGERGKRPPPEGEPAAPASGVLDKLFGKRLLQVGRYLVSHKAWMKTVPTENCDVLMTFPDTTDDHTLLWLLNHIRVGIPELIVQVRHHRHTRAYAFFVTATYESLLRGADELGLRKAVKAEFGGGTRGFSCEEDFIYENVESELRFFTSQERQSIIRFWLQNLRAKQGEALHNVRFLEDQPIIPELAARGIIQQVFPVHEQRILNRLMKSWVQAVCENQPLDEICDYFGVKIAMYFAWLGFYTSAMVYPAVFGSVLYTFTEADQTSRDVSCVVFALFNVVWSTLFLEEWKRRGAELAYKWGTLDSPGEAVEEPRPQFRGVRRISPVTQAEEFYYPPWKRLLFQMLVSLPLCLTCLACVFLLMLGCFQLQELVLSVKGLPRLARFLPKVMLALLVSASAEGYKKLAVWLNDMENYRLESAYEKHLIIKVVLFQFVNSYLSLFYIGFYLKDMERLKEMLATLLITRQFLQNVREVLQPHLYRRLGRGELGLRAAWELARALLGLLSLRRPTRGHLEPPAEEGGGGSSSGGGRRCLSGGCGAPEEEEEATVERRPAGEGGEVGDGPRGGREEEDEEEEEDDEEEEEEEEEGEEGGLLDCGLRLKKVSFAERGAGRRRPGPSQEALLEEGSPTMVEKGLEPGVFTLAEEDDEAEGAPSSPEREPPPAVLLRRAGGEGRDQGPDGGLDPEPGSGDSARKQRRQNRSSWIDPPEEEHSSQLTQAELESCMKKYEDTFQDYQEMFVQFGYVVLFSSAFPLAALCALINNLIEIRSDALKLCTGLQRPFGQRVESIGQWQKVMEVMGVLAIVVNCYLIGQCGQLQRLFPWLSPEAAIVSVVVLEHFALLLKYLIHVAIPDIPGWVAEEMAKLEYQRREAFKRHERQAQHRYQQQQRRRREEEERQRHAEHHARRERDASGREEARAEGSGLDPAAPEKTSAKAKGSGAGGHGPERPKRPGSLLAPNNVMKLKQIIPLQGKFLSSGASSSSPAGPGANLTTRPTPAQSPTGSDTRLPAFLSFKFLKSPETRRDPERSHSPPKAFHAGKLFPFGGARAEAGSNGAGGQARQDGTLGGGGCRAQRSGLADEAAAEEPDTPRPEEEGSGTALAPVGAPALRTRRSRSPAPPPPPPTPLPRPPTPPAGCWQWDGPWGCGGEGAAPRQAPAANDCPPCALAGPPPAPQPLPGDASFYSLPLPPLPPTSEPPQPPMPSPSPSSSPSPQAVCWPSGWH from the exons ATGGCGGAAGCTACCTCCGGCGCTGGGGGCACGTCCCTGGAGGGCGAGCGTGGCAAGAGGCCCCCGCCGGAGGGCGAGCCTGCAGCCCCGGCGTCCGGAGTTCTGG aTAAGCTTTTTGGGAAGCGGCTCCTGCAGGTGGGTCGGTATCTGGTGTCTCACAAAGCATGGATGAAGACGGTGCCCACGGAGAACTGTGACGTGTTGATGACCTTCCCAG ATACGACCGATGACCACACGCTGCTATGGCTGCTGAACCACATCCGCGTGGGTATCCCTGAGCTCATCGTGCAAGTCCGCCACCATCGCCACACACGCGCCTACGCTTTCTTCGTCACCGCCACATACGAGAG CCTACTCAGAGGGGCCGACGAGCTGGGTCTGCGCAAAGCAGTGAAGGCCGAGTTTGGCGGGGGCACCCGCGGCTTCTCCTGCGAGGAGGACTTCATCTACGAGAATGTGGAGAGTGAGCTGCGCTTCTTCACCTCCCAG GAGCGCCAGAGCATCATCCGCTTCTGGCTGCAGAACCTTCGTGCCAAGCAGGGCGAGGCACTGCACAATGTGCGCTTTCTGGAGGACCAGCCAATCA TCCCTGAACTGGCGGCCCGCGGGATCATCCAGCAGGTGTTCCCAGTCCACGAGCAGCGCATCCTGAACCGTCTCATGAAGTCATGGGTGCAGGCTGTGTGTGAAAACCAGCCTCTAG ATGAGATCTGCGACTACTTTGGTGTGAAGATTGCCATGTACTTTGCCTGGTTGGGTTTCTACACATCGGCAATGGTGTACCCGGCGGTCTTCGGCTCAGTCCTGTACACATTCACAGAGGCTGATCAG ACAAGCCGGGATGTGTCCTGCGTGGTCTTTGCCCTCTTCAACGTGGTCTGGTCAACGCTGTTCTTGGAGGAGTGGAAACGGAGGGGGGCCGAGCTGGCCTACAAGTGGGGAACACTGGACTCACCCGGGGAAGCTGTGGAGGAGCCACGACCCCAGTTCAGG GGCGTGCGGCGCATCAGCCCTGTGACTCAGGCAGAGGAGTTCTACTACCCGCCCTGGAAGCGGCTGCTCTTCCAAATGCTCGTGAGTCTCCCCTTGTGCCTCACCTGCCTAGCCTGCGTGTTCCTGCTCATGCTCGGCTGCTTCCAGCTCCAG GAGCTGGTGCTGAGCGTGAAGGGGCTGCCCCGTCTTGCCCGCTTCCTGCCGAAAGTCATGTTGGCCCTGCTGGTCAGCGCAAGCGCCGAGGGCTATAAGAAGCTGGCTGTCTGGCTCAACGACATGG AGAACTATCGGCTGGAGAGTGCCTATGAGAAGCACCTCATCATCAAGGTCGTCCTG TTCCAGTTCGTCAACTCATACCTGAGCCTCTTCTACATTGGCTTCTACCTCAAGGACATGGAACGCCTGAAAGAG ATGCTGGCCACACTGCTGATCACCCGCCAGTTCCTCCAGAATGTTCGAGAGGTTCTGCAGCCCCACCTGTATCGGCGGCTGGGCCGAGGAGAGCTTGGCCTGCGGGCGGCCTGGGAGCTGGCCCGTGCCCTGCTTGGCCTCCTGAGCCTCCGGCGCCCCACACGCGGCCACCTCGAACCCCCGGCTGAAGAGGGTGGCGGTGGCAGCAGCAGTGGGGGGGGCCGCAGGTGTCTCAGTGGGGGCTGCGGGGCacctgaggaggaagaggaggccaCGGTGGAGCGGCGGCCggcaggggaagggggagaggtgggggatgggccccgggggggcagagaggaggaggacgaagaggaggaggaggacgacgaagaggaggaggaggaggaggaggaaggcgaGGAGGGTGGCCTCCTGGACTGTGGGCTCCGACTGAAGAAGGTCAGCTTTGCTGAGCGGGGGGCTGGGCGGCGTCGGCCAGGCCCAAGCCAGGaggccctcctggaggaggggagcccCACCATGGTGGAGAAGGGGTTGGAACCAGGTGTGTTCACACTGGCCGAGGAGGACGATGAGGCCGAGGGGGCTCCCAGCAGCCCCGAACGGGAACCTCCCCCAGCTGTCCTGCTCCGCCGGGCCGGAGGTGAGGGCCGAGACCAGGGGCCAGATGGGGGCCTGGACCCAGAGCCAGGCTCAGGCGACTCAGCCCGGAAGCAGCGGCGGCAGAACCGGTCATCTTGGATCGACCCACCAGAAGAGGAACACTCCTCTCAGCTCACCCAGGCGGAGCTCGAGAGCTGCATGAAGAAATATGAG GACACGTTCCAGGACTACCAGGAGATGTTCGTGCAGTTTGGCTATGTCGTGCTCTTCTCGTCCGCCTTCCCCCTGGCTGCCCTCTGCGCCCTCATCAACAACCTCATCGAGATCCGCAGTGACGCCCTCAAGCTGTGCACGGGGCTACAGCGGCCCTTTGGGCAGCGGGTGGAAAGCATTGGCCAGTGGCAG AAGGTGATGGAGGTCATGGGCGTCCTGGCAATCGTGGTCAATTGCTATCTAATTGGCCAGTGTGGGCAGCTGCAGCGCCTCTTCCCCTGGCTCAGTCCCGAGGCAGCCATCGTGTCCGTGGTGGTGCTCGAG CACTTCGCTCTGCTCCTCAAGTACCTCATCCATGTGGCCATCCCCGACATCCCGGGCTGGGTGGCTGAGGAGATGGCCAAGCTGGAGTACCAGCGCCGGGAGGCCTTCAAG AGACATGAGCGCCAGGCCCAGCACCGCTACCAACAACAGCAGCGGcggaggcgggaggaggaggagcgaCAGCGCCACGCGGAACACCACGCCCGGAGGGAGCGAGACGCCAGTGGCCGAGAGGAGGCTCGGGCCGAGGGCTCTGGGTTGGACCCTGCTGCCCCGGAGAAAACCTCGGCCAAGGCCAAGGGCAGTGGGGCAGGTGGCCACGGGCCGGAGCGACCCAAGCGCCCGGGGTCCCTGCTGGCACCCAACAACGTCATGAAGCTGAAGCAGATCATCCCGCTGCAGGGCAAGTTCCTGTCATCCGGGGCCTCGTCCTCCTCGCCGGCCGGCCCGGGGGCCAACCTCACCACCCGGCCAACCCCTGCCCAGTCGCCCACTGGCAGTGACACCCGCCTGCCAGCCTTCCTTAGCTTCAAATTCCTCAAGTCACCTGAGACCCGGCGGGACCCAGAGCGTAGCCACTCTCCACCCAAGGCCTTCCACGCCGGCAAGCTTTTCCCCTTCGGCGGGGCCCGGGCAGAGGCCGGGTCCAACGGGGCGGGCGGGCAGGCCCGGCAGGACGGGACCCTCGGCGGTGGCGGTTGCCGAGCCCAGCGGAGTGGGCTGGCGGACGAGGCTGCAGCTGAGGAGCCGGACACACCCCGGCCCGAAGAGGAAGGCTCAG GGACAGCGCTGGCCCCCGTGGGCGCCCCGGCCCTCCGCACCCGCCGCAGCCGGAGCCCtgcgccgccgccaccgccgccaaCACCGCTGCCTCGGCCCCCGACGCCCCCCGCGGGCTGCTGGCAGTGGGACGGGCCGTGGGGCTGCGGGGGCGAGGGGGCCgccccccgccaggctcctgctGCCAACGACTGCCCGCCCTGCGCCCTCGCCGGGCCCCcgcctgccccccagcccctgccgGGGGACGCCAGCTTCTACAGCCTCCCGCTGCCGCCGCTGCCTCCCACCTCCGAGCCCCCCCAGCCCCCGATGCCCTCACCCAGCCCCAGCTCCAGTCCCAGTCCTCAGGCCGTATGCTGGCCCAGCGGCTGGCATTAG